The genomic DNA ATGAGGTTGGAAAAGCGATGAAACATCTATTGGCATGGGTTGGGTTCTGTCTGTTTTGCGGTGTGGCCCAGGCTGGGCCGCAGATTGGTGTAGGGGTGGTGTACGACTACCTCGACGGCGACAAAAGCACCTATATGAAACGGGTGTTCAACGGCGGCACGTCCACGGCGTTCGTCAAGGTCAACATCCTGGAAATCATCTACAACGAGGACGGCAGCTACCAGGAAGTGCCGCTGCAGAACCAGGCCAGCGCCCAGGCCAAGGACGGGTTGATGGCCAGCCCGGCGCGGCTGATCGTGCCGGCCAACGGGGTGCAGGGTACGCGCTTGCTGTTCATGGGCAACCGCGACAAGGAGCGCTACTTCCGGGTGCGTTTCGTGCCGGTGGTGCCCGAAGCCGAAGACGAGTTCGCCATCAGCGCCGAAGAGCGCGAGCAATATAAAAAGGACCGCGTGGCGGCGGGGGTCAAGGTGTTGGCGGGCTACGGCACGGTGTTTTTCGTGCGGCCAAAGAACACCCGTTACGAGACCGTGATCGACGACAGTGCCAGCCGCTACCAGTTGCGCAATAACGGCAACACGGTGGTGGTGATCGATGAGTTCAAGGACTGCGTAGCGCTGAAAGAGAACGACTGCAAGCCGACCACCAAGCATCACGTCAAGAGCGGTCAGAGCTTTTCGTTCGACAAGGAAGCGGGGCGGCAATACCGCTTCACCCTTGTCGAAGGCAATCAGAAAAAAAACGTCGAGATCAAAGGTTGATGGCCGCCGTCGCCGAACCGTCGTTGACGCCAGAGGTAATCAAAATGTTCAAGACCAAAATATTCAAGACATTGATACGTCCCCTCGCATTGAGCGCCCTGACGTTGCCCTGGGCCACCGCCTGGGGCGCGGTCGAGCGGGAAACGTTCGAAGTCTACGTGACGATCCCGACGGTCGACTTCTACGTGTTGCCCCTCGACCCGCAATTGGTCCAGCGCGAACAACGCTTGCCCTTCAGCACCATCACCAACGAACTCAGCCCACTGCGGGCGACCTACGAGGTGAAGAACAGCAACGGTTCTATCGGCGCACGCCTGGGGGAAGAGGCGTACTTGTCCAATGGCCGTGAGCGTATTGACTTGCGGGTGACGTTCAACAACGTCGTATTGACCCTGGATTCGGCCCAGGTGGTCTCGGCCACCGAAGCCCGGCCCGGGCGCCAGGTGCCGCTCGTCATCGCTGCCATCAAGCCCGATGACGAGTACAAGCCTGGCGACTACTACGGCACGGTGCACATGGTGTTCGACGCGACTGCGCCGTAGGGCTGCCGACCGCCCCATGCAGGTTCGATCGAGGCGCGTTCGACACTGAATTACCTGTGGGAGCGAGCTTGCTCGCGATAGCGGTAGACCAGCCACCATTGATGTTGCCTGACCTGACCCTATCGCGAGCAAGCTCGCTCCCACAATGGTCTGTGCCCGGCCAGCCGAACGAGCAAACTCAAGTGTCTGGGGCAAGATCGCAGCCTCGCTTCGCTCGACAGCTCCTACTGCTCCGCCACCAACGGCTTGCACTGGGTATGAGTCCCCGGCTGCAAGTAGGGCGAGAGAAACGGTGCCATGCCCTTGAGCACCTGCACCGGCAAGGCCGAGGTGAATTTGAAGTTCTGCGCCGATGCCCCCGGAACGTAGGCGGTGAGGGTGCCGAAATGGCTGTCGCCGATGTAGAACACGAAAGTGGCGGTACGGTTGATCGATTTGGAACTGATCACTCGCCCACCGGAGCCGACCGCTTCGATGCGGTTGTCGCCGGTGCCGGTCTTGCCGCCCATGGCCAGCGGCGTCCCGTCGGCCAACTTGAAACTGCCGGCCACGCGTTTCGCGGTGCCGGCATCCACTACCTGGGACAGTGCACCGCGCAGAGCCTGGGCGACTTCCACCGGCATCACGCGCTTGCCGCTTTCCGGGTCGTTGACCAGGCGTGTTTCGTAGGGCGTATTGACGGCAAAATCCAAACTGTCGACGCGCAAGGCCGGTTGCCGGATGCCGTCGTTGAGAATGGTACCCACCAGGACCGCCAACGCGGCGGGGCGGTCGCCGGAGCTGCCGATGGCGGTGGCCAGCGACGGCACCAGGTGGTCGAACGGATAGCCGACCTGCTGCCAGCGCTGGTGAATATCCAGGAAGGCTTCGATCTCCAGCATCGTGCGGATGCGACTGTCGCGGGCGCTCTTGTGCCGGCTCTTGAACAGCCAGCTGTAGACTTCCTGGCGCTCGAACTGACTGGCCTTGACGATCTGGCTGAACTTGGCGTCGGGGTGGTTCAGCAAGTAACCCATCAACCACAAGTCCAGTGGGTGGACCTTGGCGATGAAACCCTGGTCCGGCAGGTCATAGGCGCCGGGGCCATAGCTTTGATAGAGCCGTTCGAGACGTTCGTCGGTGAGTTTTTCGGCGCTCTTGGCCGACTTCAAATGCGCACGCACGAAGCGGTTGAAATTTTCCTGGCTGTCGTTGGGAAAGAAATAGCGGTGCACGGCGGCCAGGCGGATCGCCGTGGGGCGCATGCTGTCGAGAAAGGTTTCGAGGCGCTGGCTGGTGTCCTTTTTCTGGTACTTCTTCCAGAACCTGAGCAGGAACGAAGTGCCTTCGCGGTCGGCGAACTGGGCCAGGTATTCCTGGCGGCGCGGGTCCTTGTCGTCCTTGAGCAGTTCGGAACTGTTGTTGGGGCCGGCGTAGGTGGCGTAGCGGACCAGGTCGCGCATCAGGCGGATGAACGGCAGGTTGATGGATTCTCGCAAAGAGTCGCGCAGGGTGGGCATGCGACCGTCGTCTTCCCGGCGGAAGTTGTGGAAAGTGTGCAGCCCGCCACCGGTGAAGAACGCTTCGCCGGGGCTGGCTGAATACGTCCGATCCAGCGCGGCCTCGAGCATCTTCGGCAGGCTGCGGTCGGTGTTCTGGATCAGGTAGTCGACGGCCCAGCGGGACAGGCGGTCCTGCTCTGCGACTTCGGTTTTCTTCAGCGCCGCCGGGGACTGCTGGGCATAACGCTCGTGCAGTTCGGCAATGATCTGCAGGTAGGTGGTGAGCACGCGCAACTTGGCGGTGGAGCCCAGTTCCAGCTTGCTGCCTTCGTTGATGTCGAAGGGCTGGTCGGTGCTGTCGGTCTGCACGCGCACGCGGGAGCCATCGGGGGTCAGTTCCATCAGGGTGAAGCTGTAGCGCACCTGGGTGGTGCTGGTGGGGGTCAGCAGGCGTTCTCCCATCAGGCCGATCTCGGTCGCGAAGGCCGGGTCGGCCAGGCGCTTGAGGTAGTCGGTGGCCTGGGCCTGCAAGTCGCTTTGCAAGGTGCTGGTGGCGGAGAGGTCGAGGCGATCGAGGTCGTACAGCGGGCGGTTGAGCAGGGCGGCGAGGCGACTGCGGGCGGCGCTGATGCCTTTGTTGGTTTCGTTGGGCTGGACGGTCGGGTCCTGGACCCAGTCGCGATAGCTGACCTTGCTCGCCAGGGCCGCCTCGGCCAACGCCGCGTCGATCACGCCGTTTTGCCTCAGCAACCGGATGTGACTGTCGGTCAGGTTCGCCAGTTCATCGCGACCCTTGGTCAGGTAATGAGAGGGGCGGCGTTGAGCGATCATCAACGACAGCATTTCCCGCAGGGCCAGGCCTTTTTCCGCCAGGCTCTTAGGGTCGGTGGCGGTGCTGGCCAAGCGTTCATTGGCCCGATTGAAGTCGGCGCCATACCAGACCCGCAAGCCTTCGGCCATGCCGTGGACTTCACCATGCCCCGGCACGGCGGAGAGCGGCACGCTGTTGAGGTAGTCGCGCACCACCCGCTGCCGTGCCTCGAGGGTTTGCGGGCCGGCCTGATAGGCGCGCACGCTGGCGGAAATCATCTGGCGGATTTTCTCCGCGCCGGACACGGTCAGGCCCTCAGGCGAGTGACGGTACTTCTCCAGTTGCGTCGCCAAGGTGCTGCCCCCGGCGGATTGCCCCGGCAGGCTCAGCAGCTTGGCGACTTGCGACCAGGCCGCCATGCCGAAGCGCGGCCAGTCCACGGCCGGGTTGGCCAAGGGTTGCTTGGGGTCGAGCAGAAAACGGTTCTCGATGAACAACAGGCTCTGCACCACCACGGGCGGGATCGCTTCGAAGTTCGCATACAGCTGCTGCGGGTACTTGAACTGATAGACCGGCGCGGCGCGGCAGTCGGTGATGGTCAGCCCGGCCTGGATCTTTTCCGCGTAGGGCACGAACAGGCCTTTTTCGACGTAGCCCATCAACGCCGGCGAAAACCGCGCCTGGGCCTGGATCACGTAGTCGCGCTTGAGCAGGCGCGGCAGGAACTCCCCCAGCGCGCTGTAGCCCAGGCGCCGGTCGAACGGGCCTGCGCCAGGGTAGACGATGGCATCGCTGGGCCCCGGCTGCACCGAATAGCTCAGGGACGCGGCGTACTTGCTGAGCTCCCGGGCCTGAAACCGAGACGTGCGCATTTCCTTGGCCACCGCCAAGCCGACCACCACGACGATAATCAGCAGCAACAACCAGAATGCCCGCCAGCCATGCCGTGCGCGGCGTTTTTTTTGAGGTAAAGGCGCTTCTTCCATACGTTCAGTCGGGACCATAGGTTCATTCGAATCGGTTTGCCACAAAGCGCCCATAGTCGACTGATCCATTAAGCAGATTGATCGGACTTGCTTGAAGCTTAGACGGTGGTTGGCGTGGGGGGAGGGGAAATTATGGGCACCGGTCTGTCACGACCAGAGGCATTGCTTTGTGTCTCCCTGTCTGGACAAGGAAACAGGGTTTCCCTGTGGTCAGGGGATCTATCTGTGGAGAAGGAGTTATTTGTGGTGGTGGGATTACCTGTGGCGAGGGGATTTATCCCCGTTGGGCTGCTGCGCAGCCCAACGGGGATAAATCCCCTCGCCACAGGTAATCACTCCCCCAAATTAACTCCTCGCCACAGGGTTTTAGTGTCTGAAAACCTTGCCCTAGAGCCCTCGCCCCATGCCAAAACATGACGCTGCACCATCGTTGTGCAATACTCGGCGGCGTTTTCCGAATGACCTGGTTCCCAGACAACACCTCTCCAAAACCCGATCCTGGCTGAGGTTTATCCCTGAATTTTCCAGGTTTTACAGTGAAACTCTCTATCCCTGGCTTTTTATACTGCACGACCCGCTGATCCTGAGGTTGTCGTTCCACAGGACGGTCTGTCCACAAGACAGACCCGGTTTCGGCAAGGCGGCAGGCTTACCGGCCTGTGGCTTTGGACACTCGGTGGCTAATCCAATAACAAGACGAGGTTATCCCTATGCCTGTCGGCAATCATCTGCCCCATGGCGAGACCGCCCAGAGTGGTCCGCTCAAACGTGAACTCGGTGAGCGGCATATCCGCCTGATGGCGCTCGGCGCCTGCATCGGTGTCGGGCTGTTCCTCGGTTCGGCCAAGGCCATCGAAATGGCCGGTCCGGCGATCATGCTGTCCTACATCATTGGCGGCCTGGCGATCCTGGTGATCATGCGCGCCCTCGGTGAAATGGCCGTGCACAACCCGGTGGCTGGTTCGTTCAGCCGCTATGCCCAGGACTATCTCGGCCCACTGGCAGGCTTCCTGACCGGTTGGAACTACTGGTTCCTATGGCTGGTGACCTGCGTGGCGGAAATCACCGCCGTTGCCGTGTACATGGGCATCTGGTTCCCCGACGTGCCCCGCTGGATCTGGGCCCTGGCCGCGCTGGTCAGCATGGGCTCGATCAACCTGATCGCGGTGAAGGCCTTCGGCGAATTCGAATTCTGGTTCGCCCTGATCAAGATCGTCACCATCATCGCCATGGTCATCGGCGGCGTCGGCATCATCGCCTTTGGCTTCGGCAACGACGGTGTAGCCCTGGGCATTTCCAACCTCTGGGCCCATGGCGGCTTCATGCCCAACGGCGTGTCCGGCGTGTTGATGTCCCTGCAAATGGTCATGTTCGCCTACCTGGGCGTGGAGATGATCGGCCTGACCGCCGGAGAGGCGAAGAACCCGCAGAAAACCATCCCCAACGCCATCGGCTCGGTGTTCTGGCGGATCCTGCTGTTCTACGTCGGCGCGCTCTTCGTGATCCTGTCGATCTACCCATGGAACGAGATCGGCACCCAGGGCAGCCCGTTCGTGATGACCTTCGAGCGCCTGGGCATCAAGACCGCCGC from Pseudomonas beijingensis includes the following:
- a CDS encoding molecular chaperone, coding for MKHLLAWVGFCLFCGVAQAGPQIGVGVVYDYLDGDKSTYMKRVFNGGTSTAFVKVNILEIIYNEDGSYQEVPLQNQASAQAKDGLMASPARLIVPANGVQGTRLLFMGNRDKERYFRVRFVPVVPEAEDEFAISAEEREQYKKDRVAAGVKVLAGYGTVFFVRPKNTRYETVIDDSASRYQLRNNGNTVVVIDEFKDCVALKENDCKPTTKHHVKSGQSFSFDKEAGRQYRFTLVEGNQKKNVEIKG
- a CDS encoding CS1 type fimbrial major subunit; amino-acid sequence: MFKTLIRPLALSALTLPWATAWGAVERETFEVYVTIPTVDFYVLPLDPQLVQREQRLPFSTITNELSPLRATYEVKNSNGSIGARLGEEAYLSNGRERIDLRVTFNNVVLTLDSAQVVSATEARPGRQVPLVIAAIKPDDEYKPGDYYGTVHMVFDATAP
- a CDS encoding transglycosylase domain-containing protein, whose protein sequence is MGALWQTDSNEPMVPTERMEEAPLPQKKRRARHGWRAFWLLLLIIVVVVGLAVAKEMRTSRFQARELSKYAASLSYSVQPGPSDAIVYPGAGPFDRRLGYSALGEFLPRLLKRDYVIQAQARFSPALMGYVEKGLFVPYAEKIQAGLTITDCRAAPVYQFKYPQQLYANFEAIPPVVVQSLLFIENRFLLDPKQPLANPAVDWPRFGMAAWSQVAKLLSLPGQSAGGSTLATQLEKYRHSPEGLTVSGAEKIRQMISASVRAYQAGPQTLEARQRVVRDYLNSVPLSAVPGHGEVHGMAEGLRVWYGADFNRANERLASTATDPKSLAEKGLALREMLSLMIAQRRPSHYLTKGRDELANLTDSHIRLLRQNGVIDAALAEAALASKVSYRDWVQDPTVQPNETNKGISAARSRLAALLNRPLYDLDRLDLSATSTLQSDLQAQATDYLKRLADPAFATEIGLMGERLLTPTSTTQVRYSFTLMELTPDGSRVRVQTDSTDQPFDINEGSKLELGSTAKLRVLTTYLQIIAELHERYAQQSPAALKKTEVAEQDRLSRWAVDYLIQNTDRSLPKMLEAALDRTYSASPGEAFFTGGGLHTFHNFRREDDGRMPTLRDSLRESINLPFIRLMRDLVRYATYAGPNNSSELLKDDKDPRRQEYLAQFADREGTSFLLRFWKKYQKKDTSQRLETFLDSMRPTAIRLAAVHRYFFPNDSQENFNRFVRAHLKSAKSAEKLTDERLERLYQSYGPGAYDLPDQGFIAKVHPLDLWLMGYLLNHPDAKFSQIVKASQFERQEVYSWLFKSRHKSARDSRIRTMLEIEAFLDIHQRWQQVGYPFDHLVPSLATAIGSSGDRPAALAVLVGTILNDGIRQPALRVDSLDFAVNTPYETRLVNDPESGKRVMPVEVAQALRGALSQVVDAGTAKRVAGSFKLADGTPLAMGGKTGTGDNRIEAVGSGGRVISSKSINRTATFVFYIGDSHFGTLTAYVPGASAQNFKFTSALPVQVLKGMAPFLSPYLQPGTHTQCKPLVAEQ
- a CDS encoding amino acid permease, whose product is MPVGNHLPHGETAQSGPLKRELGERHIRLMALGACIGVGLFLGSAKAIEMAGPAIMLSYIIGGLAILVIMRALGEMAVHNPVAGSFSRYAQDYLGPLAGFLTGWNYWFLWLVTCVAEITAVAVYMGIWFPDVPRWIWALAALVSMGSINLIAVKAFGEFEFWFALIKIVTIIAMVIGGVGIIAFGFGNDGVALGISNLWAHGGFMPNGVSGVLMSLQMVMFAYLGVEMIGLTAGEAKNPQKTIPNAIGSVFWRILLFYVGALFVILSIYPWNEIGTQGSPFVMTFERLGIKTAAGIINFVVITAALSSCNGGIFSTGRMLYSLAQNGQAPSGFAKTSNNGVPRRALLLSIAALLLGVLLNYLVPEKVFVWVTSIATFGAIWTWVMILLAQLKFRKSLSASERAALKYRMWLYPVSSYLALAFLVLVVGLMAYFPDTRVALYVGPAFLVLLTVLFYTFKLQPTGDVQGSVRSAS